Within Aspergillus oryzae RIB40 DNA, chromosome 2, the genomic segment ACACATGTCAGCGCACCGATCAAGCCACGAGATAATAATTCCCGGTGTACCGACAGGTATGTACATCCTTTGCGCAATGAACAATACCATGCATTCGAAGTACTCAAGGTTCTTCATGCGACAGGTGGAATGAGTCGTTCGCCTTCTACCCCGCGGTATCAGCAATCATCTATGCGTGCAAAACCCGCTCAATTCCGTTAGCTCTGGCCTCCCGGACGCATACCCCCGACCTTGCCCGGGACATGCTCAAGGCCCTTCACATTATTCCAACTTTCTCTGACAACCCCGCAGCTAAGGCGAAATCAGTCCGTGCCTTAGATTATTTTACCTACGTTCAGATCTTTCCGGCAAACAAGACACAACATTTCTCGAAGATCCACCAGGCTAGCGGAATCAACTATGAAGATATGCTCTTTTTCGATGATGAGGCGCGCAATCGGAACGTTGAGACCGAGCTTGGGGTTACCTTCTGTCTCGTTCGGGACGGTATGACAAAAGAAGAGGTTGATCGGGGTGTCTGGGCATGGCGTAAAAGGAATGGAATAAAGCCTACTGCGCCAAAGGAACATAATGGTGAGCAGGCGAAT encodes:
- a CDS encoding Mg-dependent acid phosphatase (magnesium-dependent phosphatase); this translates as MNMMRAKRTNTQPLEDASTAPATFNDGLPLPKLIAFDLDYTLWPFWVDTHVSAPIKPRDNNSRCTDSTQGSSCDRWNESFAFYPAVSAIIYACKTRSIPLALASRTHTPDLARDMLKALHIIPTFSDNPAAKAKSVRALDYFTYVQIFPANKTQHFSKIHQASGINYEDMLFFDDEARNRNVETELGVTFCLVRDGMTKEEVDRGVWAWRKRNGIKPTAPKEHNGEQAN